TATGTGCGATATAATTTCGTTATCTTTTATGAGTCTTATTATGACAAATGCGTCAACTTCGCCAAATGGTTTTGTCATGATTTTTAAAAACTCGTCGTTCCATAAGGCTTCCTTTTTGTATTCTTCGCCAAAGATGTTTAAGTAATCCTTGTAATTCAACTGATGAATTAGGCCTGTCGGTGTTAAAAAGGAGCTAAAGACTTCTATCTTTTGCGGAAATTTCTCCTTCGGGCATGTTTTTTCAAAAAGCCACCAGGCAGCATCTATAAGATGATAACCCGTATGCGATATCATACCGCAACCTGTGTTGTAAGGATGATAGTTGTGTGTTATCAATTCGTGTGGAAGACGCCATTTTCCATCTGCGTTATAGACATGCATTGATGTTATGGGTATGTTGAATCTTTGAGATATCTCATCTAAATAGTCTAAAACCTTGAAAAAGCCTAAATGATATCTGCGTTTTAGATGAATCATAAATGCCGTTTTTTTGGTTTTTTGAAGCTCTTTATAGGCTTTTAAGATTTCAAGATAATCGTCATAAATTGCCTTTGCTTTTTCTTCATCGTTTATCACATTTAAGTATGTGCTTATCGGTTTGTCCATGAGTATGTGCAGCTTGTGTTTTAGTGCCCAGAGAGCATACGCCTTGTGGCAGTATGGCGGTGTTGATATGATAACTCCGTCAATTTCCTCTTTTTCTATCAGTTTATCTAAGTAATTTTCAGTCTCTTTTGGCATATCGTGGGCAAAAAACTCCACGGACCTTATGCTTTTGGGTTTTATGTTTTGAGAGTCAAACCACTGTTTTATCTCATCTATTCTTTCGTTTATATCTATGGCAAGGGTAATCTCAAGCGGAATTTTGTTCTTGATTTCGGCCAAAATCGGAATGTGGATGGTTTGAGCATGTGGCCCTATGCCTATAATCATAAGTTTGATTTTGTCCATCACTCACTCGCCTGACAAACCTTTATCTATTATTAGAGAAAATTTAAAGCCTTTTCAAGTTTTACATTTAATTGAGTTGTAAAACGCCTAAATTTTTTGCAAAGTTAATCGATGATGAAATATCTCTTTGCCATGTTTAACTTGAAAAACTCGTCTTTTTTTGGATAATCTTTTAGATTTATAGTTGTAGGGGTTTGTTAAGATGAAGCTTTTTCTTTCTGGAAACGAAGCTATAGCTTTTGGATTGATGGAAGCAGGCGTTAGGTTTTTGACTGCTTATCCAGGCACGCCTTCAAGTGAAGTGTTGCCTGCAGCTGCCGAAATTAAAAAGAGATTTAATCTCAATGCTTATATTGAGTGGTCGGTAAATGAGAAGGTTGCAATAGAAGAAGCAACGGCTGCAAGCTTCTGTAATGTTCCTTCAGCCTGTGTGATGAAGCAGGTTGGCTTGAATGTTGGTATGGATCCGTTTATGAATACTGCACTTGTTGGAACGGTAGGCGGTTTCGTTTTGGTTGTTGCTGATGACCCAGGGCCACACTCATCCCAAACAGAGCAGGATTCTCGTTTTATGGCTTTTTTTGCAAAAACTCCGGTGCTTGAACCTTCAACGCCGAAGGAAGCCTATAAGTTTTCTAAGGAAGCATTGTCTTTAAGCAAAAGGTATGAGATTCCTGTTATGTTAAGAACAACGACAAGGGTATCGCATTCTCGTGAAGATATAGAGATAGGCAATATTGAAGATAGTGGGTTGAGTGTTGAGTTTAAAAAGGATAGGGATAGATACGCTGCGACGCCGCATTTTAGGTTTATTTTACATAAAAGGTTGAATGAGAAGCTTGAGAAGATAAAAATCGAAAATGAGATAGAAGAGCATTTCAACGGTGATACATTGATTATTACTTCAGGTATCAGTTTTGCCTATATATGTGATATTGTTGAAGAGTTTGGGTTGGAAAATAAGGTTAAAGTTCTGCGCATAAAGATGCCGTTTCCTTTAGATGAGAGTAAGATTCAAAAGTATATAGATGAGTATGGTTCTGCAATTGTGATAGAAGAAGGTTATCCTTTAATTGAGATGCAGATTGTTGATAGGCGTGATGTTAAGGGCAGGAATGACGGAACTGTCCCTAAGGAAGGTGAGTTAACTGTTGATGTGATAAAGTCTATTTTTGCCAAGTCTGGTTTAATAGATTATAAGAAGGAAGAAGTTGTTAAACCACCATTTAAAAGGCCGTCTTTGTGTCCTGGTTGTGGGCATAGGAGCGCATTTTACATTATTAGAAAAACATTTGGCAATAGAGCCGTATATACAGGTGATATAGGTTGCTATACGCTTGGATTGAATTTAAATGCCGTTGATACTGTGCACTGCATGGGAGCAAGTGTCTCGTTTGCCTTTGGTTTTAATAAGGCATTTTCACTTGATAAAAATAGCAAACCCATTGTTGCGACAATAGGAGATTCAACATTCTTTCATAGTGGCATTACGCCCTTAATCGACGCTGTTCATAATCGTTCTCCGTTTATACTTGTTATACTCGATAATTCAACTGTTGCTATGACAGGCAATCAGACAACACCTGCAAATGAAACAGGAGCATCTGAACATAACAAAAAGCCTGTGAGTATTGAGAAGATAGTCGAAGCTATAGGTGTTGAGTTTTTAAGGATTAGAGATGCATACGACATAGAAGGTATGAAGGAAGATTTAGAAGCTGCAAAAGGGTATATTGAGAACAATGATTTGCCTGCCGTTTTAATATTTAGGCATCCGTGTGTGTATACGAAGGAAGGTTTAGAGTCTAACATCAGGTTTGAAGATGTGTATATTGAGCAGGATAAATGCACAGGTTGTAAGGTGTGTATAAAGGATTTTGAGTGTCCTTCTTTGGTTTATAACGAAGAGACAAATAAAGTTTTTATAGATGCAACAACATGTATAAAATGCGGTCAATGTGTTGTTAGCTGTCCATTTGATGCGATAAGGGTGAAGAGATGAAGTTGGTTATACTTGGTGTTGGTGGAATGGGTGCTATAACGCTATCAAAAATGATAGCTCAGATGTCTATGGATAGGGATTTATCCGTTAAATCGAGCGAGATTCACGGAATGGCAAAAAAGGGCGGTTTGGTTGAAGTGCAGATGAAGATAAACGAAGGCACAAGTGGTGTTGTTCTTCAACATGAAGCTGATATATCTATTGTTTTTAGAAGGGAGTTTAAAGAGTATGCATCTGCATTTCTTAAGCAAGATGGAAGATTGATTGTTTTTGAAGATAAGGTTATCAATGATTTTGTTAAAGAGTTCAAAGATATAAGATACATAAGTTCGTTTGCTTTGGGTGTTTTTGTTAAGCACCAAGATATTTTTACAAAAGAAGATGCTTATAAGGTTATAGGTGGTTTAAAGAATAGAGATTTAAACCTAAAAGCCTTTGAAAAGGGAGTTGAGTATGATTTTTAACAGAGAGATGGAGACATTGCCAAGAGAAGAGATTGAAAAGCTTCAGCTTGAAAGGTTAAAAGAGACGATAAAAAAAATCAAAAACTCAAGCTCTATTTTTAAAGAGAAGTATAGAGATATAGAGCCAGATGATATAAAGAGTTTAGATGATTTAAAGAAGATACCGTTGCTTGAGAAGGATGAGATAAGAAGAGCATATCCTTTTAGACATATAGCTGTTGAAGACGATGAAAAGTGGATGAGAATGCACATGAGTTCAGGAACAACAGGAACGCCTGTTATTAATGTTATGACTAAGCACGATATTCAACAGTGGGGCGAGATAATGGCTCGCTGTTATTATGCCGCAGGTGTAACTGCAAAGGATAGAATTCAGATTACTCCGTCATTTGGCTTATTTAACGGCGGCTTTGGATTTCATTACGGTGCGGAAAAAATAGGAGCGTTTATTATTCCAGTTGGTGCAGGAAGGAGTAGATTGCAGCTAAAATTTATGGAAGACTTGGGAACGACGGTAATGACAGGTATAGCTTCTTATCCGCTAAGGCTTATAGAGGTTGCTCACGAGATAGGTTTTGATTTTAAAAAGACAAATCTGCGGGTTGCCATTTTGGGTGCCGAAACCTGGTCTGATGAGATAAGGGCTCGCATAGAAGAAGAGATGGGTGTTGACACTTACGATATCATAGGAATGACAGAAACAGGTGGTGTTGGTCTTGGTATAGATTGTGAAGTAAAAAACGGCATTCATGTGTGGGAAGACCATTATATAGTTGAGATTATAGACCCAAGCACGGGCGAAGTTTTAGAAGATGGCAAAGAAGGTGAGATGGTTATAACGACACTGACGAGAGAAGGTATGGCGCTTTTGAGATATAGAACTCGAGATATAACCAGAATTATATCAAGGGATAGGTGCGACTGCGGAAGGACGCATCTAAGGGTTGACAGGCTAAAAGGCAGAACAGACGATATGCTTAAAGTTAAGGGCGTAAACTTCTATCCAAGTCAAATTGAGAACATATTGATGAGATACAAGCAGCTTTCACCATATTATCATATTGTTATAGAGAAGGTTAAGGGTAAAGGCCATATGACGATTGTTGCGGAGAGAAAAAACGGTTTTTCTGTTGATTTAAACAGATTGCATGCAGAACTTTATGATTTTTTGGGCTTTAAGGTTGATATACAGATAGTCCCAGAAGGAACGCTTGAGCGTCCACAGGGCAAAGCGATAAGGGTTATTGATAAAAGACAAAAATAGGCTAAAAAATTTTTCGTTTATGCCGATTATGATAAGTGGAGACTTTTGATTCAGGAGGCTAAATGAACGCAGCGGGAATTATATTTACTCTGCTGGCTGTTGTTGGTGCTTTCGTCTATGAAGGTGGCAATCCTATGGTTCTTATACAGATAGGTGAATACATAGTTCTTATTGGTGCGTTTTTTGGCATGCTTTTATCAACTGCTTCTCCTTCTGCTTTGAAGGGTGCATTTGGCGTAATTTTAGGTATTGCAAAGCCAGACCCTTATAACAAGAAAAACTATCTTGAGCTGCTTAAAATAATTTACGATTTATCAACGAAGGTTAGAAAAGATGGTATTTTGTCATTAGAAGCTGTTGTTGATGACCCGGAATCTTCACCTATTCTTCAAGATGCTGCTTTTTTCCTGAAGAATAAGGAAGCAAGAAACCTGCTTATAGATGCTTTAAGGAGTATTGTTACGGGTATAGAAGTTGAAAAGTTAGATGAGATGCTGGATACGAACATCGAATCCATAGAGAAAGAGATTTCTGCACCACCTAAGATGGTAGCAATTTTAGCTGAGTCGATGCCTGGTATGGGTATTGTTGCTGCAGTTATGGGTGTTATACTTACGATGGGTGCATTGGGTGGTTCTATTCTTGTAATTGGTGAACATATTGCTGCTGCTCTGACAGGAACATTCTTAGGACTTCTTTTGTGTTATGGAATATTTGGGCCTATGGCAAGGTATGCCGAATTTAAAAACGAAGATATGATAGCCTATCTTAAAGCGTTGAAAACTGGCATTATCTATATAGCAAAGGGTGATGCTCCGATTATTGCAATGGAAGCTGTTAGAGAGTCGATACCACCTTTGGCAAGGCCTGAGTTTGACGAAGCAGAACAGTTTGTAAAGGGTAAGTGATATGGCTGAAGAGAATCCCGAAGGTGGCATAGTCAAAAAGTGTAAGCAGAAGAAGTGCGAAGAAGGTGGTGGCAGCGCATGGGAAGTTGCATACGGCGACTTCATGACATCGATGATGGCTTTTTTCCTGGTTATGTGGCTTATTGCTGCCACTAATGTTAAGCAAAGAAAAATTCTCTCCACCTATTTTACTCAACCTGGCGCCACATCCTTAACTGAAGGTTCCTCCATGCTTCCTTCAAAGGGTGTTTTTGACATAGGCTCAAAGAGTTTAACCATATCGCAGCGTATCCCAGAGATGCCTTTACCTTCTGTTCAACAACCAAAGACGTTAAAAGGTAGAGGCCTTATACCCAAGGTTTTGAGAAAGAGCGGAGGAGGAGTAGGCCATCAGAAACAAACATTAAATTTGTATATGGTAATGAAGAAAATTCAACAGTCTATAGCAAGCAAAAAGGAGCTTCTCCAATATAGAAACCAGATAAAGATGGAAATTACGGAAGAAGGTTTGAGAATTGTGATTTTCGACAAAAACAAGAGACCAATGTTTTATCCAGGCTCTGCTCAGCTTGAGCCTTGGGCTAAAGAAGTTCTCGATATTGTTGCCAAACAACTTGCTTCAATCTCAAACAAGATAGTTATAGAAGGCCATACGGACGCCCATCCATATACAATAGGTAATGTATCTAATTGGGATTTGTCAACAATGAGAGCAAATGCTGCAAGAAGAGAGCTTCAGGCAAACGGCGTGAGTTCAGACAGGTTTGATAGTATTATTGGTTATGGTTCAACAAGGCCAGTTCCTGGGACAAATCCTGATGACCCTATCAATAGGCGCATCGTAATTCTCGTTAAAAAAATATAACCTATATATTAACAATTACTTAAACCATTAGTTAGCCAAAAGTTAAGCATCTATAACCTTGACTATATGTTTTCCCTATGATATAAAATTAAAAAGTTTAAACTTTTCCATAAAGGGGGAGAATATGGGTAAGCAGAAAGGGACTATTGAATCCAAATTGAAGGAGACAAGAATTTTTTACCCATCTATTGAATTTTCCCAAAGGGCCAATATTGATGCCGAAGAGTATGAAAGGCTCAAAAAATGGGTTGAAATGGATTGGGAGGGGTTTTGGAAATATTTTGCATTGAAAAAAATTACTTGGTTTAAAAGATTTGACGAAGTTTTAGATGATTCTAATCCGCCGTTTTACAAGTTTTTCACAGGGGGGAAGCTCAATGTATCTTACAACTGTCTTGATAGACATGTTAAAACATGGAGAAAGAATAAGGCTGCTATAATCTGGGAAAGTGAGAATGGCGACACTGAAGTTTTAACATATCAGCAACTTTATATAAAAGTAAACAAGTTTGCCAGTGTTTTAAGAACTCTTGGTGTTAAGAAGGGTGATAGGGTTTTGATATACATGCCTATGATACCTGAAGCCGCGGTTGCAATGCTTGCATCGGCTAGAATTGGTGCAATACACTCAGTTGTTTTTGGCGGGTTTTCTTCAGAAGCCCTAAGGGACAGAATAAACGATGCAAAACCAAAGGTTATAGTGACGGCAGACGGAAGTTTTAGGAATGGTAAAGCTATACCGCTAAAAAGTAAGGTTGATGAAGCTTTGAATGGTGTTGAACATAAAGTTGATTATGTAGTTGTTGTAAGGCATATAGAGAGAGATATTCACATGAAGCCCTTAAGGGATTTCTGGTGGCAGGATTTGATGAGCGACCCTGATTATGCTTCTATTTATTGCGAACCTGAGCATGTTGATAGCGAAGACCCGTTATTTATTCTTTACACATCAGGCTCAACGGGTAAACCAAAAGGTATAGTTCATTCGTCTGCCGGTTATCTGCTTTGGACAATGCTAACGATGAAATGGGTTTTTGATATAAAGGATGATGACACATTCTGGTGTACGGCTGATATAGGTTGGATAACAGGGCACTCATACGGTGTATATGGGCCTTTGGCTATAGGTGCAACAACAGTTATGTATGAAGGTGTGCCAACATATCCCACACCTGCCAAATGGTGGGAACTTGTTGAGAAGCACTCAATAAACATACTTTATACGGCACCAACAGCTATAAGGGCGTTGATGAGACTTGGTAATGAGTGGGTTTTGAAACACGATTTATCATCTTTAAGACTGCTTGGAACAGTCGGTGAACCTATAAA
This genomic stretch from Hippea alviniae EP5-r harbors:
- a CDS encoding OmpA family protein produces the protein MAEENPEGGIVKKCKQKKCEEGGGSAWEVAYGDFMTSMMAFFLVMWLIAATNVKQRKILSTYFTQPGATSLTEGSSMLPSKGVFDIGSKSLTISQRIPEMPLPSVQQPKTLKGRGLIPKVLRKSGGGVGHQKQTLNLYMVMKKIQQSIASKKELLQYRNQIKMEITEEGLRIVIFDKNKRPMFYPGSAQLEPWAKEVLDIVAKQLASISNKIVIEGHTDAHPYTIGNVSNWDLSTMRANAARRELQANGVSSDRFDSIIGYGSTRPVPGTNPDDPINRRIVILVKKI
- a CDS encoding thiamine pyrophosphate-dependent enzyme, translating into MKLFLSGNEAIAFGLMEAGVRFLTAYPGTPSSEVLPAAAEIKKRFNLNAYIEWSVNEKVAIEEATAASFCNVPSACVMKQVGLNVGMDPFMNTALVGTVGGFVLVVADDPGPHSSQTEQDSRFMAFFAKTPVLEPSTPKEAYKFSKEALSLSKRYEIPVMLRTTTRVSHSREDIEIGNIEDSGLSVEFKKDRDRYAATPHFRFILHKRLNEKLEKIKIENEIEEHFNGDTLIITSGISFAYICDIVEEFGLENKVKVLRIKMPFPLDESKIQKYIDEYGSAIVIEEGYPLIEMQIVDRRDVKGRNDGTVPKEGELTVDVIKSIFAKSGLIDYKKEEVVKPPFKRPSLCPGCGHRSAFYIIRKTFGNRAVYTGDIGCYTLGLNLNAVDTVHCMGASVSFAFGFNKAFSLDKNSKPIVATIGDSTFFHSGITPLIDAVHNRSPFILVILDNSTVAMTGNQTTPANETGASEHNKKPVSIEKIVEAIGVEFLRIRDAYDIEGMKEDLEAAKGYIENNDLPAVLIFRHPCVYTKEGLESNIRFEDVYIEQDKCTGCKVCIKDFECPSLVYNEETNKVFIDATTCIKCGQCVVSCPFDAIRVKR
- a CDS encoding motility-associated protein, with the protein product MNAAGIIFTLLAVVGAFVYEGGNPMVLIQIGEYIVLIGAFFGMLLSTASPSALKGAFGVILGIAKPDPYNKKNYLELLKIIYDLSTKVRKDGILSLEAVVDDPESSPILQDAAFFLKNKEARNLLIDALRSIVTGIEVEKLDEMLDTNIESIEKEISAPPKMVAILAESMPGMGIVAAVMGVILTMGALGGSILVIGEHIAAALTGTFLGLLLCYGIFGPMARYAEFKNEDMIAYLKALKTGIIYIAKGDAPIIAMEAVRESIPPLARPEFDEAEQFVKGK
- the acs gene encoding acetate--CoA ligase, which translates into the protein MGKQKGTIESKLKETRIFYPSIEFSQRANIDAEEYERLKKWVEMDWEGFWKYFALKKITWFKRFDEVLDDSNPPFYKFFTGGKLNVSYNCLDRHVKTWRKNKAAIIWESENGDTEVLTYQQLYIKVNKFASVLRTLGVKKGDRVLIYMPMIPEAAVAMLASARIGAIHSVVFGGFSSEALRDRINDAKPKVIVTADGSFRNGKAIPLKSKVDEALNGVEHKVDYVVVVRHIERDIHMKPLRDFWWQDLMSDPDYASIYCEPEHVDSEDPLFILYTSGSTGKPKGIVHSSAGYLLWTMLTMKWVFDIKDDDTFWCTADIGWITGHSYGVYGPLAIGATTVMYEGVPTYPTPAKWWELVEKHSINILYTAPTAIRALMRLGNEWVLKHDLSSLRLLGTVGEPINPEAWIWYYQTVGNERAPIVDTWWQTETGGHMITTVPGAQAAKPGSAGMPLPGIFADVVDMEGNPINDPNQGGLLVITKPWPSMLRTIWGDDKKFIDVYWAKFKDKGYYFAGDGARKDEDGYFWIMGRVDDVLNVSGHRIGTMEVESALVSHRNVAEAAVVGRPDDITGEAIVAFVVLKEGVDKTHHDELVRELREHVQKEIGPIARPQEIIFTDALPKTRSGKIMRRLLKDIAAGKKIEQDISTLEDASVLDKLAELRDKLEEEMNKNGNDKK
- a CDS encoding 2-oxoacid:acceptor oxidoreductase family protein, whose translation is MKLVILGVGGMGAITLSKMIAQMSMDRDLSVKSSEIHGMAKKGGLVEVQMKINEGTSGVVLQHEADISIVFRREFKEYASAFLKQDGRLIVFEDKVINDFVKEFKDIRYISSFALGVFVKHQDIFTKEDAYKVIGGLKNRDLNLKAFEKGVEYDF
- a CDS encoding Gfo/Idh/MocA family protein, whose product is MDKIKLMIIGIGPHAQTIHIPILAEIKNKIPLEITLAIDINERIDEIKQWFDSQNIKPKSIRSVEFFAHDMPKETENYLDKLIEKEEIDGVIISTPPYCHKAYALWALKHKLHILMDKPISTYLNVINDEEKAKAIYDDYLEILKAYKELQKTKKTAFMIHLKRRYHLGFFKVLDYLDEISQRFNIPITSMHVYNADGKWRLPHELITHNYHPYNTGCGMISHTGYHLIDAAWWLFEKTCPKEKFPQKIEVFSSFLTPTGLIHQLNYKDYLNIFGEEYKKEALWNDEFLKIMTKPFGEVDAFVIIRLIKDNEIISHITLNIQHNTFSKRSWIKSKKDLLKGNGRVHHESFNIHQGPLQNIQIHSYHAYDRHTKEGNHFNVGGTQHFDIYRFLNIGITHGKSPIIVESAEKLTKENNLNITLSQHSKKSVIIEFLNLIKNPDRISESSIEKHKTQVKIMSAIYLSHIKQKQGENPIIEIEI
- a CDS encoding phenylacetate--CoA ligase family protein — protein: MIFNREMETLPREEIEKLQLERLKETIKKIKNSSSIFKEKYRDIEPDDIKSLDDLKKIPLLEKDEIRRAYPFRHIAVEDDEKWMRMHMSSGTTGTPVINVMTKHDIQQWGEIMARCYYAAGVTAKDRIQITPSFGLFNGGFGFHYGAEKIGAFIIPVGAGRSRLQLKFMEDLGTTVMTGIASYPLRLIEVAHEIGFDFKKTNLRVAILGAETWSDEIRARIEEEMGVDTYDIIGMTETGGVGLGIDCEVKNGIHVWEDHYIVEIIDPSTGEVLEDGKEGEMVITTLTREGMALLRYRTRDITRIISRDRCDCGRTHLRVDRLKGRTDDMLKVKGVNFYPSQIENILMRYKQLSPYYHIVIEKVKGKGHMTIVAERKNGFSVDLNRLHAELYDFLGFKVDIQIVPEGTLERPQGKAIRVIDKRQK